Proteins encoded together in one Planctomyces sp. SH-PL14 window:
- a CDS encoding tyrosine-type recombinase/integrase, with protein MTGPTLIQESGRVGLLTPPAPQIIIEAGTAASFAWDEFFSATIRNPHTRAAYRRAVLRFLNWMGPFDLPLARITPAHVGRFLDEYPGSVPSRKLALAALRAFFDLMAVRQAIFLNPAASVRGERYQVVEGKTPEISKQQLRELFASFDLTRPVGLRDRAIMATLVYTAARDGAVAALRLGDLQWDGTQYHLRFSEKGGKSRLIPVRHDLQSYLVEYLASFDWKASPKDSPLFRSVAGRTGALTSKPIRNVDICRMMKRRLRDAGLPLHLSPHSCRVATVTNLLEENVPLEDVQFLAGHADPRTTRLYDRRQRKVTRNTVEKISL; from the coding sequence ATGACGGGGCCGACGCTGATCCAAGAAAGCGGACGTGTCGGTCTGCTGACGCCCCCAGCTCCACAGATCATTATCGAAGCAGGGACCGCCGCAAGTTTTGCCTGGGATGAATTCTTTTCGGCCACGATCCGCAATCCGCACACTCGCGCCGCCTATCGCCGTGCGGTGCTGCGATTCCTCAATTGGATGGGGCCGTTCGACCTTCCACTCGCGCGGATCACGCCAGCCCATGTCGGTCGTTTCCTCGATGAGTATCCGGGAAGCGTGCCCTCACGCAAGCTCGCGCTCGCGGCATTGCGTGCGTTCTTCGACCTGATGGCCGTCCGGCAGGCGATATTCCTAAATCCTGCCGCCAGCGTCCGCGGCGAGCGATATCAGGTCGTCGAAGGCAAGACGCCGGAGATCAGCAAGCAGCAGTTACGAGAGCTGTTCGCATCTTTTGATCTGACACGGCCCGTAGGCCTGCGGGATCGCGCGATCATGGCGACGCTCGTCTACACGGCTGCCCGCGATGGTGCGGTTGCCGCACTCCGTTTGGGTGACCTGCAGTGGGACGGCACACAGTATCACCTTCGTTTCTCGGAGAAAGGTGGCAAGTCGCGACTGATCCCGGTGCGTCACGATCTGCAGAGCTACTTGGTCGAGTATCTTGCAAGCTTCGACTGGAAAGCATCGCCCAAAGACAGCCCACTCTTCCGCTCGGTCGCCGGTCGAACCGGCGCGCTGACCTCGAAACCGATTCGAAACGTCGATATCTGCAGGATGATGAAGCGACGACTTCGCGACGCCGGCTTGCCCCTTCACCTGTCTCCCCATTCCTGCCGCGTAGCGACTGTGACGAATCTGCTTGAAGAGAACGTACCGCTGGAGGACGTGCAGTTCCTGGCGGGGCATGCGGACCCGCGCACCACTCGTCTCTATGACCGGCGTCAACGCAAGGTGACCCGCAACACTGTCGAGAAAATCTCGCTCTGA
- a CDS encoding PIN domain-containing protein, whose protein sequence is MSKAVLDASALLAVLNREPGVEMVAPILYAATVSAINYSEVLKKVIERGGDIVLMSQFLDRQQLNIVPFDRERAIAAASILPHTKAHGLSFADRACLAAGKEFGLTVYTAEKRMSETTLDVSVQLIRQHKEH, encoded by the coding sequence GTGAGTAAGGCGGTCCTCGACGCTTCCGCCTTACTGGCAGTATTGAACCGCGAGCCCGGGGTAGAGATGGTGGCGCCGATTTTGTACGCGGCGACCGTCTCGGCAATCAATTACAGTGAGGTGCTAAAGAAGGTCATCGAACGCGGCGGCGACATTGTCCTGATGTCGCAATTCCTCGATCGCCAGCAATTGAACATCGTCCCATTCGATCGCGAACGCGCAATTGCCGCCGCATCCATTCTGCCGCACACGAAAGCTCATGGACTGTCCTTCGCTGACCGTGCATGCCTGGCAGCAGGCAAGGAATTTGGTCTCACCGTCTACACGGCCGAGAAACGAATGAGCGAAACAACGCTGGACGTGTCGGTGCAACTGATCCGCCAACACAAGGAGCATTGA
- a CDS encoding AbrB/MazE/SpoVT family DNA-binding domain-containing protein: protein MKVPQKEKHGMQNFTPLDAHVYRARLDRSGRIVLPQPVREVLQLASGDEVLVVQTADGYRIETPEQALKAAQDYFCTLVPPGISVVDELLAERRDETRREETEEAGWQEKQAMTRPRE from the coding sequence ATGAAGGTGCCACAAAAGGAGAAACACGGCATGCAGAATTTTACACCCCTTGACGCCCATGTTTACCGGGCACGGCTTGATCGGTCCGGACGGATTGTGCTCCCACAGCCTGTCCGCGAAGTGTTGCAGCTTGCGTCCGGCGATGAGGTGCTGGTCGTCCAGACGGCAGACGGCTATCGCATCGAAACCCCCGAACAGGCGCTGAAGGCCGCCCAGGACTACTTCTGTACCCTCGTTCCGCCCGGAATAAGCGTAGTCGATGAGTTGCTGGCGGAGCGGCGCGATGAGACGCGGCGGGAGGAGACTGAAGAGGCCGGATGGCAGGAAAAGCAAGCTATGACGAGGCCGCGTGAGTAA
- a CDS encoding serine/threonine-protein kinase: MDEIPHTFTIADIRLLVEQVVATYPVQPTMNRTELHEIHLARERAVRTQCDVTAPLAHAMELLRLVAIEDIEEVRKAEIRKEDPEKLWYPVNRQDDLSGFLPLEMLGRGQTSEVYKCKTRFSDVTVVLKLLKSDEQTLRTNRALREVQILFKRVHPNIVRVYDAGHILTPEDGETPYIAMENLEGTTLRKWIEEQDRSVMPIRAIERQAAEIVAALAEAIDHCHYSGIAHGDIHPNNAYRCENGVVKLIDFGCAGGREHVPSANAPVGYRDAFHEPGTEGWQMSGDRYALGAVLVFCATGQEPPVKSRRAGTSAWTTALNDLPIHDPALKAIISKAMAYHPFDQYARARDLAEDLRRWLNNFPVLFAPVNYTRLEKEKLLVRRCFNTDDETDHSHLIGRSALLLALLIGLAAVANGWLVEAGYPANEAFIKVGGVLNVSVLVLILTFLSLARWRSVAMRMYEPMLATLAACVIVFFIYAPSVLLGVPTSEQIVEVSKFFLIVLCLSNILVGSTLPRWRSTKILGWVGLALTIGLKFVPMSMWWSNHMYLPIAAMELLGCVVFAMSHLGRDRRMLVQPQSPLEAR; the protein is encoded by the coding sequence ATGGACGAAATCCCGCACACGTTCACGATCGCCGATATCCGTCTGCTTGTTGAGCAAGTGGTCGCGACCTATCCGGTCCAGCCCACAATGAATCGCACGGAACTTCACGAGATTCACCTCGCGCGAGAACGAGCCGTGCGAACTCAGTGTGACGTGACCGCGCCGCTAGCCCATGCCATGGAATTGCTTCGACTTGTTGCGATCGAAGACATCGAGGAGGTGCGAAAGGCGGAGATCCGGAAGGAAGATCCGGAAAAGCTTTGGTATCCGGTGAATCGTCAGGATGACCTCTCCGGATTCCTGCCGCTCGAAATGCTCGGTCGCGGGCAAACCTCCGAAGTATACAAGTGTAAGACCCGCTTCTCCGACGTCACCGTGGTGCTGAAGCTTCTCAAGAGCGATGAACAGACTCTGCGAACGAACCGCGCCCTTCGAGAAGTGCAGATCCTCTTTAAAAGGGTTCATCCCAATATTGTGCGAGTCTACGACGCGGGCCATATTCTGACACCGGAGGACGGCGAGACTCCCTATATCGCAATGGAGAATCTCGAGGGAACGACCCTTCGAAAATGGATCGAGGAACAAGATCGCTCTGTCATGCCAATTCGAGCTATTGAGAGACAAGCTGCGGAAATCGTTGCGGCGCTTGCCGAGGCTATTGACCATTGCCATTACAGCGGTATCGCTCATGGCGACATTCATCCGAACAATGCCTACCGCTGTGAGAATGGCGTCGTGAAGCTTATCGATTTTGGTTGCGCCGGCGGGCGAGAACACGTCCCTTCTGCGAATGCGCCGGTTGGTTACAGGGATGCCTTCCACGAGCCTGGTACAGAAGGCTGGCAGATGTCAGGTGATCGATATGCACTGGGCGCAGTGCTGGTTTTCTGCGCGACCGGCCAGGAGCCGCCGGTCAAATCGCGTCGTGCGGGGACATCCGCGTGGACAACCGCCCTGAATGATTTGCCGATTCACGATCCCGCGCTAAAAGCCATCATCAGCAAGGCGATGGCGTACCATCCGTTTGACCAGTATGCTCGGGCGCGAGATTTGGCCGAGGATCTGCGGCGTTGGTTGAACAACTTTCCCGTCTTATTCGCGCCGGTGAATTACACTCGCTTGGAGAAAGAGAAGTTGCTGGTCAGGCGCTGTTTTAACACGGATGACGAAACTGATCACTCGCATCTCATTGGGCGATCAGCCTTGCTCCTCGCACTCCTGATCGGTCTCGCCGCAGTCGCGAACGGCTGGCTCGTTGAGGCAGGGTACCCGGCGAATGAGGCGTTCATCAAAGTGGGGGGAGTGCTGAACGTGTCGGTTCTGGTACTGATCTTGACCTTTCTTAGCCTTGCGCGGTGGAGATCAGTCGCGATGAGGATGTACGAACCTATGCTCGCGACTCTCGCCGCGTGTGTCATCGTGTTCTTCATCTACGCACCCTCGGTGTTGCTTGGTGTTCCAACCTCAGAGCAGATCGTCGAGGTATCGAAGTTCTTCCTGATCGTGCTCTGTCTCTCCAATATCCTCGTTGGGAGCACACTTCCCCGGTGGAGGAGCACGAAGATCTTGGGTTGGGTTGGCTTGGCGCTCACCATCGGGTTGAAATTCGTTCCGATGAGTATGTGGTGGTCAAATCACATGTATCTTCCAATTGCAGCCATGGAGCTGCTGGGATGCGTGGTGTTCGCCATGTCGCACCTCGGACGGGACCGGCGGATGCTCGTTCAGCCACAATCGCCTTTAGAGGCGCGTTAA
- a CDS encoding YkvA family protein — MKLIKATFVGFLVLVYCISPLDFIPDIIPLLGWGDDLAALVAGGCKIAEILNGPATV; from the coding sequence GTGAAGCTGATCAAGGCAACGTTCGTGGGTTTTCTCGTCCTGGTGTATTGCATATCGCCGCTCGATTTCATCCCGGACATCATCCCCCTGCTGGGATGGGGCGATGATCTCGCGGCCCTGGTGGCCGGTGGCTGTAAGATCGCCGAAATCCTCAATGGACCGGCGACCGTGTAA
- a CDS encoding ParB/RepB/Spo0J family partition protein: MPNDIQDVPLSEIVCRKQVRQEFDEDSLKELAQSILVNGVLVPVILQRLAPREHLMIDGERRFRASGLAGKSHLPAIVRDGAIPPAELLVLQTTANLHRADLRPMEKARAIAQLMESGKMTAVEVATRLALSGPTVSRLLKLLTLPEEMQKEVDTGRIPMSAACELAQIADPVAQAAAADRVIRGDATRDVLVGARRAAKRSADEPGVASKRVTAVLENGRSVTVAGDDLNLETFILTLEECLAQARKHRPSGIALPTFVRMLRDKACAST; the protein is encoded by the coding sequence ATGCCGAATGACATTCAAGACGTTCCGCTGTCAGAGATTGTGTGCCGCAAGCAAGTTCGACAGGAGTTCGATGAGGACTCGCTCAAGGAGCTGGCCCAGAGCATATTGGTCAATGGCGTTCTGGTCCCGGTGATCCTGCAACGGCTGGCGCCGCGCGAGCATCTGATGATTGACGGGGAGCGACGCTTTCGTGCATCGGGCCTTGCCGGCAAGTCGCACCTGCCGGCGATCGTCCGCGATGGAGCGATACCGCCCGCCGAGCTTCTGGTCCTGCAAACGACTGCGAATCTGCATCGTGCCGATTTGAGGCCAATGGAGAAGGCGCGCGCCATTGCGCAGCTGATGGAATCTGGCAAAATGACGGCAGTGGAAGTCGCAACGCGTCTTGCCCTCTCCGGGCCGACCGTGTCCCGGCTGCTCAAGCTTCTGACGCTGCCAGAGGAAATGCAGAAAGAGGTTGATACAGGCCGCATCCCGATGAGTGCGGCCTGTGAGTTGGCCCAGATCGCCGATCCGGTGGCGCAGGCCGCGGCGGCTGATCGCGTGATTCGCGGCGACGCGACCCGCGACGTTTTGGTGGGAGCCAGGCGCGCCGCCAAGAGATCGGCGGATGAGCCAGGCGTCGCATCCAAACGCGTCACCGCGGTCCTTGAAAATGGACGGTCCGTGACAGTTGCAGGGGACGATCTGAATCTCGAGACGTTCATCCTGACGCTCGAAGAATGCCTGGCGCAGGCCAGAAAGCACAGGCCATCCGGAATCGCGCTGCCGACGTTTGTGCGCATGCTCCGCGACAAGGCCTGCGCATCGACGTGA
- a CDS encoding type IV secretory system conjugative DNA transfer family protein — protein MVPTAMLGLTLVVMLLFFFSRHRRRRSSSRSSPLDAVLFRWPTGDPFTIRDLLNGGVAILGRVGSGKTSSSGKLLGTQIVRNAKSGGLILVAKPEDLAMWKAIFHAAGRDRELWIFSPRERLRFNLLNFIMNEDGQTRSITDCIRIIGECLGSHEAKGSSSQDPFWEQQQDRMLYYAVEIVKLATGSVSAPALQAFINGAAQTPEDLENAQWKHGPHCQLLRAAHEAASTELQKHDCAQAVDYWLGEYPRMADRTRSSVLAGVMGLLAVFNTGLVKELLSGESNVSPNDMFEGKWIIVDMSPSVWGSSGKLVCSAWKYATQWSVLRRTAAAEDVFNVIWVDEAQQLVSSYDAHYIAQCRSHLGCLVYLSQSLPGYYANFGGEAREHRAQALLANFTHTILHAVDPVTAEWAAKKLGQRRETMFGGSSGPGGDVFDDLFGQPRLTGSFSEQYTPVLQENVLINGLRTGGIANDLACDAIVIRSGEPFSNGENWLRCTFLQE, from the coding sequence ATGGTGCCAACTGCAATGCTGGGCCTGACGCTCGTCGTCATGCTTCTATTCTTCTTTTCACGTCACCGGCGACGGCGGTCATCGTCTCGAAGCTCACCGCTGGATGCAGTGCTGTTTCGTTGGCCTACCGGCGACCCGTTCACCATCCGCGATCTTCTCAATGGCGGTGTTGCGATCCTCGGCCGGGTCGGGTCGGGCAAGACGTCTAGTTCAGGAAAGTTGCTGGGAACGCAGATTGTGCGCAACGCCAAAAGCGGCGGGCTGATTCTCGTTGCAAAACCTGAGGATCTCGCCATGTGGAAAGCTATCTTCCACGCCGCAGGACGGGATCGCGAGCTGTGGATCTTCTCGCCGCGCGAGCGATTGCGCTTCAACCTCCTCAATTTCATCATGAATGAGGACGGGCAGACGCGAAGCATCACTGACTGCATTCGGATCATCGGAGAGTGTCTTGGCAGCCACGAGGCAAAAGGCAGCTCAAGCCAGGACCCGTTCTGGGAGCAGCAGCAGGATCGGATGCTGTATTACGCGGTCGAGATTGTGAAGCTGGCAACGGGTAGCGTCTCAGCCCCGGCCCTTCAGGCGTTCATCAACGGTGCCGCTCAGACACCGGAGGACTTGGAGAATGCGCAGTGGAAGCATGGACCACATTGTCAGTTGCTGCGTGCGGCCCACGAGGCCGCGTCTACCGAGCTGCAGAAGCACGACTGTGCCCAGGCGGTCGACTACTGGCTTGGTGAGTATCCGAGAATGGCGGATCGTACCCGGAGCAGCGTTTTGGCCGGAGTGATGGGGCTCCTCGCTGTCTTCAACACCGGCCTCGTCAAAGAACTTTTGTCAGGCGAATCCAACGTCAGCCCGAACGACATGTTCGAGGGAAAATGGATCATCGTCGATATGTCGCCGTCGGTCTGGGGCAGCTCGGGGAAGCTTGTTTGCTCAGCCTGGAAGTACGCAACGCAATGGAGTGTCCTTCGGCGGACTGCTGCTGCCGAGGATGTCTTCAACGTGATCTGGGTTGACGAAGCCCAACAGCTGGTTTCCAGCTATGACGCACATTACATCGCCCAGTGCCGCTCCCATCTGGGTTGCCTTGTCTATCTCAGCCAGTCGTTGCCGGGCTATTACGCCAACTTCGGCGGCGAAGCGCGGGAGCATCGAGCGCAGGCTCTACTGGCGAATTTCACGCACACGATCCTGCATGCCGTAGATCCCGTGACTGCCGAATGGGCCGCCAAGAAACTCGGCCAGCGGCGCGAAACGATGTTTGGCGGCTCCAGCGGTCCCGGCGGCGATGTTTTCGACGACTTGTTCGGTCAGCCGCGTCTCACGGGCAGTTTCTCAGAACAGTACACGCCGGTGCTGCAGGAGAACGTCCTGATCAATGGTCTGAGGACGGGGGGAATCGCCAACGATCTTGCGTGCGATGCCATCGTCATCCGCTCGGGAGAGCCATTTTCTAATGGTGAAAACTGGCTTCGCTGCACCTTTCTTCAGGAGTAA
- a CDS encoding tyrosine-type recombinase/integrase: MATLQQRNGSYRVLFYWHGQRQSLTLGSVSSDEAETKNSQVEYLLMRVKQGLLTVPPGMTIAAFLSCDGRPPKTPIAPNEVREQVTLRQLKERYLSTHENSLEATSIAGIRIHFNHLTRFFGNQFAMASLSLADLQRYVEHRSKAKGLKGRRLSPATIHKEIVTLRTAWNWGLQMRYVEGRFPNKGLRYPKGTEKPPFMTRDEIELQLDGTNDELWECLYLRIDEIVELLQHVKTRPAQPFVYPMICFAAHTGARRSEIVRAKVSDVNFTSKIVTIHEKKRDHGRTTTRRVPLTPFLEQVLTEWLAHHPGGPFLFCQPQQVVRSRKQNRVPSAPLTKDEFHDHFRRALRGSKWSVIRGGHALRHSFISACASRNIDQRLVEAWAGHMSPEMSRRYAHLWPSVQQEAMKAVFGP, encoded by the coding sequence ATGGCAACGCTTCAGCAGCGAAATGGCAGCTACCGTGTGTTGTTTTACTGGCATGGCCAGAGGCAGTCGCTGACCCTCGGGTCGGTCAGTTCTGACGAAGCAGAAACGAAGAATTCGCAGGTCGAATATTTGCTGATGCGGGTGAAGCAGGGGCTGTTGACCGTCCCGCCAGGAATGACGATCGCCGCGTTCCTGTCGTGCGATGGCAGGCCGCCGAAAACCCCGATAGCGCCGAATGAGGTCCGCGAACAGGTCACTCTGCGGCAACTCAAAGAGCGGTATCTCAGCACGCATGAGAACTCGCTGGAGGCGACGTCGATCGCGGGCATCCGCATTCACTTCAACCATCTGACCCGCTTCTTCGGGAATCAGTTCGCCATGGCTTCGCTCAGCCTCGCAGACCTTCAGCGATATGTCGAGCACCGGTCGAAGGCCAAGGGCCTGAAAGGCCGACGGCTCTCGCCAGCCACGATTCACAAGGAGATCGTCACTTTGCGAACTGCATGGAACTGGGGGCTGCAGATGCGCTACGTAGAAGGCCGGTTCCCGAACAAAGGTCTTCGCTATCCGAAGGGAACCGAAAAGCCACCCTTCATGACCCGCGACGAGATCGAGCTCCAACTCGACGGGACAAACGACGAGCTTTGGGAATGCCTGTACCTGCGCATCGATGAAATCGTTGAGCTTCTGCAGCACGTCAAGACGCGTCCGGCACAACCGTTTGTGTATCCGATGATCTGTTTTGCTGCCCACACCGGCGCACGACGTTCCGAGATCGTGCGGGCCAAAGTGTCTGATGTGAATTTCACATCCAAGATCGTGACGATCCACGAAAAGAAGCGCGATCATGGACGCACGACGACCCGCCGAGTGCCGCTGACGCCATTTCTGGAGCAAGTCCTAACTGAGTGGCTCGCGCATCATCCAGGCGGTCCCTTCCTCTTTTGCCAGCCACAGCAGGTCGTCCGCAGCAGAAAACAGAATCGCGTGCCGAGCGCTCCACTCACCAAAGACGAGTTTCACGACCATTTTCGTCGCGCTCTTCGCGGTAGCAAATGGTCAGTGATCCGCGGCGGCCATGCGCTGCGTCACTCGTTCATCAGCGCCTGCGCCAGTCGAAACATCGATCAGCGTCTTGTGGAGGCCTGGGCGGGACATATGTCGCCTGAGATGTCGCGGCGATATGCCCATCTGTGGCCGAGCGTACAGCAGGAGGCCATGAAGGCGGTTTTCGGCCCGTGA
- the crtI gene encoding phytoene desaturase family protein, with product MTRKSGTRRRVSIVGAGPGGLANAMLMARAGADVTVFERAPRVGGRCAAIEADGFRFDTGPTFFLYPRVLEEVFRSVGRDLWADVPMTRLDPQYRLEFGAGGRIDATPDVERMKAEITRISPRDAGQFEQFLIENRSKLERFRPILESPFSSVLDLMRPSVLKALPWLRPWQSVAGDLGRRFSDPRMITALSFQSKYLGMSPFQCPSLFTILAFLEYEYGVFHPTGGCAAVSERMADVAADLGVKIRLSEPVEALHFDGRKAVGLRTRTGDHTFDSLVINADFAQTMRNLVPDRLRRTWNDRKLARSKYSCSTFMLYLGIEGRYDHLPHHTIYIARDYERNLDEIDRLKVLPEDPSLYVQNAGVTDDSLAPRGMSTLYVLVPVAHQSPTIDWPSQKAAFRKRVLRQLAKVGLDDIEGRVRFEKMLTPDDWENSYQVYRGATFNLAHNLGQMLLGRPGNRYQDLEQVYLVGGGTHPGSGLPVIYESARISARLMCDELGLAFPEVPSLPGQIPAEPLPQRRAA from the coding sequence ATGACACGGAAGTCAGGGACAAGACGGCGGGTCTCGATCGTCGGCGCCGGGCCGGGCGGTCTGGCGAACGCTATGCTCATGGCCCGCGCCGGGGCCGACGTCACGGTCTTCGAACGCGCTCCGCGGGTCGGCGGGCGGTGCGCCGCCATCGAGGCCGACGGGTTCCGGTTCGACACCGGGCCGACCTTCTTCCTCTATCCGCGGGTTCTCGAAGAAGTCTTTCGCTCCGTCGGACGCGACCTGTGGGCCGACGTCCCGATGACCCGGCTCGATCCGCAGTACCGGTTGGAATTCGGCGCCGGCGGACGAATCGACGCGACGCCCGATGTCGAGCGGATGAAGGCCGAGATCACCCGGATTTCGCCTCGCGACGCCGGACAGTTCGAACAGTTTCTCATCGAGAACCGCAGCAAGCTCGAACGGTTCCGGCCTATTCTGGAGTCTCCGTTCAGCAGCGTTCTCGACCTGATGCGGCCTTCGGTCCTCAAGGCTCTCCCGTGGCTCCGGCCGTGGCAGTCGGTCGCGGGGGATCTGGGCCGGCGGTTCAGCGATCCGCGGATGATCACGGCGCTGTCGTTTCAGTCGAAGTATCTGGGGATGTCGCCGTTTCAGTGTCCCAGCCTGTTCACGATCCTGGCGTTTCTGGAATACGAGTACGGGGTTTTCCATCCGACCGGCGGCTGTGCGGCCGTCAGCGAGCGGATGGCCGACGTCGCGGCCGACCTGGGGGTCAAGATCCGCCTCAGCGAGCCGGTCGAGGCCCTGCATTTCGACGGGCGGAAGGCGGTCGGGCTGCGGACGCGGACCGGCGATCACACGTTCGACTCCCTGGTCATCAACGCCGACTTCGCCCAGACGATGCGGAACCTCGTCCCCGATCGGCTGCGGCGGACCTGGAACGATCGGAAACTGGCCCGCAGCAAGTATTCCTGCTCGACGTTCATGCTCTATCTGGGGATCGAAGGTCGCTATGACCATCTCCCGCATCACACGATCTACATCGCCCGCGACTACGAGCGGAACCTCGACGAGATCGACCGCCTCAAGGTCCTCCCTGAGGATCCTTCGCTCTACGTTCAGAATGCCGGCGTCACGGACGATTCGCTCGCCCCGCGCGGCATGAGCACGCTCTACGTCCTGGTGCCGGTGGCGCACCAGAGTCCCACGATCGACTGGCCGTCGCAGAAAGCCGCCTTTCGGAAGCGCGTCCTCAGGCAGCTGGCCAAGGTCGGTCTGGACGACATTGAGGGCCGGGTCCGGTTCGAGAAGATGCTCACGCCTGACGACTGGGAGAACTCGTACCAGGTCTACCGCGGAGCGACGTTCAATCTCGCGCACAATCTCGGCCAGATGCTGCTGGGGCGGCCGGGGAACCGGTATCAGGACCTGGAGCAGGTTTACCTCGTCGGCGGTGGAACGCATCCTGGCAGCGGCCTGCCGGTGATCTATGAGTCGGCCCGAATTTCCGCGCGGCTGATGTGTGATGAACTCGGCCTCGCGTTCCCCGAAGTTCCTTCGCTGCCCGGCCAGATTCCGGCCGAACCCCTGCCGCAGCGGAGGGCGGCCTGA
- a CDS encoding aldehyde dehydrogenase family protein has product MRQRSLATAIGAAFERLSEAVCAWRGRFDSPRLAFAGLPFASDVSSRPGVAMASVATSPRAPAFRGPAASADGLLRGTSLEDGVAERIRAARAAQAGWGSRPLRDRLGVLRRLRLAVVANPRHLADAVPRDNLAETLAAEILPLLDACRFLEHEARAVLKPRTLSTGSRPMWLWGNGVTLRRDPLGAVLIVGPSNYPLMLPGVQILQAVTAGNGVLVKPAPGCSRPIEMLIGLMESAGLPPGVVQLLPESPEAAAAAIRAGVDKVFLTGSAPAGRAVSRDLGEGTVPSVMELSGCDAVFVLDDADPELVSDSLLFGLTLNGSRTCMAPRRVFASPAMVERVLGRLRDKLRLRSTDVSRRPLDEKGARGAGEAVRDALRSGAQLAAGTFDADTPRPLLREPVVLDHVTSDMTVARSDLFAPVLSFLRVSSEDEALRENERCPYALSATVFGSDRRCRQIAERIPAGCVVLNDLIVPTADPRVPFGGRGASGHGVTRGAAGLEAMTHLKAIVATRRWFKPHLETPTSADADVLEQLIRLEHAASPLERLAAVPRMIRATLAQFRIRRALSRPSQEGPRS; this is encoded by the coding sequence ATGCGGCAACGCTCACTCGCCACTGCGATCGGCGCCGCGTTCGAGCGGCTGTCGGAAGCGGTGTGCGCGTGGCGCGGCCGGTTTGACAGTCCCCGGCTGGCGTTCGCCGGGTTGCCGTTCGCCAGCGACGTGTCGAGTCGGCCCGGAGTGGCGATGGCATCCGTAGCGACATCACCTCGAGCGCCGGCCTTCCGCGGTCCGGCCGCGAGCGCTGACGGTCTGCTCCGGGGGACATCGCTGGAAGATGGCGTCGCCGAGCGGATTCGCGCGGCGCGAGCGGCTCAGGCCGGTTGGGGGAGTCGACCGCTCCGCGATCGGCTTGGCGTTCTTCGGCGACTGCGGCTCGCCGTTGTGGCGAATCCCCGCCACTTGGCGGACGCTGTCCCGAGGGACAATCTTGCTGAGACGCTCGCCGCGGAAATCCTGCCCCTCCTCGATGCGTGCCGGTTCCTCGAACACGAGGCGCGTGCGGTTCTCAAGCCGCGAACACTATCGACCGGTTCCAGGCCGATGTGGCTCTGGGGAAATGGTGTTACGCTCCGGCGAGACCCGCTCGGCGCGGTCCTGATCGTCGGGCCCTCGAACTATCCGCTGATGCTCCCCGGCGTGCAGATCCTGCAGGCGGTGACGGCGGGGAACGGCGTCCTCGTCAAGCCGGCCCCGGGCTGCTCGCGACCCATCGAGATGCTGATCGGGCTGATGGAGTCCGCCGGCCTTCCGCCGGGTGTCGTACAGCTCCTCCCCGAATCCCCCGAAGCGGCGGCGGCGGCGATTCGCGCCGGCGTCGATAAGGTGTTCCTGACGGGATCGGCTCCGGCGGGACGCGCCGTGAGCCGGGACCTGGGGGAGGGAACAGTTCCCTCTGTGATGGAGCTCTCCGGCTGCGACGCCGTCTTCGTTCTGGATGATGCCGACCCTGAGCTTGTCAGCGACAGCCTGCTCTTTGGTCTCACGCTGAACGGCAGCCGGACCTGCATGGCCCCCCGCCGCGTCTTCGCCAGCCCGGCGATGGTGGAACGGGTTCTCGGCCGGCTCCGGGACAAATTGCGACTGCGCTCCACGGACGTGAGTCGTCGTCCCCTCGATGAGAAGGGGGCCAGAGGTGCCGGGGAGGCGGTTCGCGACGCTCTCCGCTCCGGGGCTCAGCTTGCTGCCGGAACGTTCGATGCCGATACCCCGCGGCCGCTCCTGCGGGAACCCGTCGTCCTCGATCACGTCACTTCCGACATGACGGTCGCCCGGAGCGATCTCTTCGCGCCGGTGCTCTCGTTTCTCCGGGTCTCCAGCGAAGACGAGGCGCTCCGCGAGAACGAACGGTGTCCCTATGCGCTGAGCGCCACGGTCTTCGGCTCCGACCGTCGCTGTCGCCAGATCGCGGAGCGGATCCCCGCGGGGTGTGTCGTCCTCAACGATCTGATCGTTCCGACGGCGGACCCGCGCGTCCCGTTCGGCGGGCGAGGCGCGAGTGGACACGGAGTCACCCGCGGCGCGGCGGGGCTTGAAGCGATGACGCATCTGAAGGCGATCGTCGCGACCCGCCGCTGGTTCAAGCCGCATCTGGAAACACCGACATCGGCCGACGCCGACGTCCTCGAACAACTGATCCGGCTGGAGCATGCCGCGAGCCCGCTGGAGCGCCTGGCGGCCGTCCCGCGGATGATCCGCGCCACGCTGGCCCAGTTCCGAATCCGCAGAGCTCTCTCTCGCCCGTCACAGGAAGGTCCCCGGTCATGA